From a region of the Chloroflexota bacterium genome:
- a CDS encoding 3-hydroxyacyl-CoA dehydrogenase/enoyl-CoA hydratase family protein — translation MTYKVNRAVVIGSGTMGAALAAHLANAGVPVTLLDIVPRELTEAEKAKGLTLENPAVRNRIVNAGLQAAVKSRPASFFAKDLAEMVATGNLEDDFDVIAEADWVIEAIIENLKIKQDLMARIDAIRAEHCIISTNTSGIPVADIAAGRSEGFRQHFLGTHFFNPPRYLKLLEIIPTAETSPEVVRFISHFGEYRLGKGIVPCKDTPNFIANRLGFGSGAFTLDYVLEHGYTIPEVDAITGPPMGRPKTATFRLIDLVGVDVWEHVGTNLAAAIPHDAHALKYLNSDKANNLIHNMVEKGRLGNKTKQGFFKVVKKAGGKEFWSLNLETLEYELPEGKPRFDSIGAAKGKETLAEKLEVLLAADDRAGQLVQAMTYQGLAYASERVPEVADTPKPIDDAMRWGFGHQAGPFETWDMIGVAKASAAMKTAGFAPAPWVAEMLAKGFETFYQYEGDQKVGAYNPGLAAYEKIIRTPGLILLNEQKDAGKIVAQNPGATLVDIGDGVACVEFQTKMNTIDDDLLKMMNEAMDRAEAGEFEGLVISSDHDRAFCAGANLFGVVMAAQNGMWDQLEGIVKMLQDTMMRVRYCPKPVVVAPFGLTLGGGGEITMHGSRVVAAAELYIGQVELGAGVIPAGGGTKELLRRIVNPPMRVKDVEVLPFMQKVFELIGMATVATSAVEARQYGFLTDADRIVLNREHLLTEAKKEVLHMVDIGYHAPAREKIYAAGRDLLAALRAGVHMFAQGGFITEYEAVIGEKMIFAMTGGELSQAAWVDEQYILDLEREAFLSLCGEEKTQARMWNLLQTGKVLRN, via the coding sequence ATGACTTATAAAGTCAATCGCGCAGTGGTCATCGGCTCCGGCACTATGGGGGCGGCATTAGCCGCTCACCTGGCAAATGCTGGCGTTCCTGTGACCCTGCTAGACATTGTCCCCCGGGAATTGACCGAGGCAGAAAAAGCCAAAGGCCTGACCCTGGAAAATCCCGCCGTGCGCAACCGCATTGTCAACGCCGGATTGCAAGCCGCGGTTAAATCACGCCCAGCCAGCTTTTTCGCTAAAGACCTGGCTGAAATGGTCGCCACCGGCAACCTGGAAGATGATTTCGACGTTATCGCTGAAGCCGATTGGGTGATTGAAGCGATTATCGAAAATTTGAAAATCAAACAAGATTTGATGGCGCGCATCGACGCCATTCGCGCGGAACATTGCATCATCAGCACGAACACCTCGGGCATCCCCGTCGCTGATATTGCGGCAGGCCGCTCAGAGGGATTCCGACAGCACTTCCTCGGCACACACTTCTTCAATCCGCCGCGCTATCTCAAATTGCTGGAGATCATCCCCACCGCGGAGACCAGCCCCGAGGTCGTCCGTTTCATCAGCCATTTTGGTGAGTATCGCCTCGGCAAAGGCATCGTCCCCTGTAAAGATACCCCCAATTTCATCGCCAATCGGCTTGGCTTCGGCAGCGGTGCCTTCACACTCGATTATGTTCTCGAGCATGGCTACACCATCCCCGAAGTAGATGCTATCACCGGCCCGCCAATGGGCCGCCCTAAAACCGCCACCTTCCGCCTGATCGACCTGGTAGGTGTGGATGTTTGGGAGCATGTCGGTACAAATTTGGCGGCAGCCATCCCCCACGATGCGCACGCCTTGAAATATCTCAATTCCGACAAAGCTAATAACCTGATCCACAATATGGTCGAAAAAGGCCGTCTGGGCAATAAAACCAAACAAGGCTTTTTCAAGGTTGTCAAGAAAGCTGGCGGCAAAGAATTCTGGTCGCTCAATCTCGAAACGTTGGAATATGAACTCCCCGAAGGCAAACCACGCTTTGATTCGATTGGCGCAGCCAAAGGCAAAGAGACATTGGCCGAAAAGCTCGAAGTGCTGTTGGCCGCGGATGACCGCGCTGGGCAACTTGTGCAAGCCATGACCTATCAGGGTCTGGCCTACGCCTCCGAGCGCGTTCCCGAAGTGGCCGATACCCCCAAACCCATCGACGATGCTATGCGCTGGGGCTTCGGACATCAGGCTGGCCCCTTTGAAACCTGGGATATGATCGGTGTTGCCAAAGCCAGTGCGGCCATGAAAACTGCCGGATTTGCCCCCGCGCCCTGGGTGGCCGAGATGCTGGCAAAAGGCTTTGAGACGTTCTACCAGTACGAGGGAGACCAGAAAGTCGGCGCGTACAACCCCGGGCTGGCTGCCTACGAAAAGATTATTCGCACACCGGGCTTGATTCTGCTCAATGAGCAAAAAGATGCCGGGAAGATTGTTGCCCAGAACCCCGGGGCGACTCTGGTGGATATTGGCGACGGCGTAGCCTGCGTTGAATTCCAGACCAAAATGAACACCATTGACGACGATCTGCTGAAGATGATGAACGAAGCCATGGATCGCGCCGAAGCAGGCGAATTTGAGGGCCTCGTCATCAGCAGCGATCACGATCGCGCTTTCTGCGCCGGAGCGAATCTGTTCGGCGTGGTGATGGCCGCGCAAAACGGCATGTGGGATCAACTCGAAGGCATTGTCAAGATGCTGCAAGATACCATGATGCGTGTGCGTTACTGTCCCAAGCCGGTGGTTGTGGCCCCCTTTGGGCTGACCCTGGGCGGCGGCGGCGAAATTACCATGCACGGTAGCCGAGTTGTAGCCGCAGCCGAGTTGTATATCGGCCAGGTTGAATTGGGCGCGGGCGTGATCCCCGCGGGCGGCGGCACCAAAGAGTTGCTGCGCCGCATTGTCAACCCGCCCATGCGCGTCAAAGATGTCGAAGTGTTACCCTTTATGCAGAAAGTATTTGAACTGATCGGTATGGCAACGGTTGCTACCAGTGCAGTAGAAGCCCGGCAGTATGGCTTCCTGACCGATGCAGATCGCATTGTACTGAACCGCGAGCATCTGCTGACCGAAGCCAAGAAAGAAGTGCTGCACATGGTCGATATTGGCTACCATGCACCGGCGCGCGAGAAAATCTACGCCGCTGGGCGCGATTTACTGGCTGCCTTGCGGGCTGGAGTCCATATGTTTGCGCAGGGCGGTTTTATCACCGAATATGAGGCCGTTATCGGCGAGAAGATGATCTTCGCCATGACCGGCGGTGAACTCAGCCAGGCAGCCTGGGTCGATGAGCAATATATTCTCGACCTGGAGCGCGAGGCATTTCTCTCTCTATGTGGAGAGGAGAAGACTCAGGCGCGCATGTGGAATTTGCTGCAAACCGGTAAAGTATTGAG